In the genome of Pseudomonas putida, one region contains:
- a CDS encoding phosphoglycolate phosphatase: MSGFEQLFPGALPRLVMFDLDGTLIDSVPDLAAAVDRMLLQMGRPPAGLEAVRHWVGNGAQVLVRRALAGGLDHDAVDDALAEQGLALFMEAYGQSHDLTVIYPGVRDTLRWLRKRGVEMALITNKPERFVGPLLDQMKIGRYFRWIIGGDTLPQKKPDPAALLFVMKMAGVRPEQALFVGDSRSDVLAAKAAGVKCVGLTYGYNHGRPIDEESPSLVIDDLRALLPGCLVPATGITLADLQASQDRESTVAVTGKFWMKVIKALARWRWRA; the protein is encoded by the coding sequence ATGAGTGGCTTCGAGCAGCTGTTCCCGGGGGCGCTGCCGAGGCTGGTGATGTTCGATCTGGATGGCACTCTGATCGATTCTGTCCCCGACCTTGCCGCCGCCGTGGATCGCATGCTGCTCCAGATGGGGCGTCCGCCCGCAGGCCTGGAGGCAGTACGCCACTGGGTCGGCAACGGCGCCCAGGTCCTGGTCCGCCGCGCCCTGGCCGGCGGCCTGGACCACGATGCCGTTGACGACGCCTTGGCCGAGCAGGGCCTGGCCCTGTTCATGGAGGCCTACGGCCAAAGCCATGACCTGACGGTGATCTACCCCGGCGTGCGCGATACCCTGCGCTGGCTGCGCAAGCGCGGCGTGGAAATGGCACTGATCACCAACAAGCCCGAACGCTTCGTCGGGCCATTGCTCGATCAGATGAAGATCGGGCGCTACTTCCGCTGGATCATCGGCGGCGACACGCTGCCTCAGAAAAAGCCCGACCCGGCAGCGCTGTTGTTCGTCATGAAGATGGCCGGTGTGCGCCCCGAACAGGCGTTGTTTGTCGGTGACTCGCGCAGCGATGTGCTGGCGGCCAAGGCGGCAGGCGTCAAGTGTGTAGGCCTGACCTATGGCTACAACCATGGCCGGCCGATCGATGAGGAGTCCCCCAGCCTGGTCATCGACGATCTGCGCGCCCTGCTGCCAGGTTGCTTAGTCCCGGCCACTGGGATAACGTTGGCGGACCTTCAAGCCTCACAAGACAGAGAGTCCACCGTGGCGGTTACCGGCAAATTCTGGATGAAAGTCATCAAGGCCCTGGCCCGCTGGCGCTGGCGCGCCTGA
- the trpE gene encoding anthranilate synthase component I — protein sequence MTREEFLRLAAAGYNRIPLACETLADFDTPLSIYLKLADQPNSYLLESVQGGEKWGRYSMIGLPSRTVLRVHGYHASILQDGVQVESHDVQDPLAFVEAFKDRYKVADIQGLPRFNGGLVGYFGYDCVRYVEKRLGACPNPDPLGVPDILLMVSDAVVVFDNLAGKMHAIVLVDPSQEQAYEQGQARLQGLLAKLREPITPRRGLDLSGPLAAEPAFRSSYTREDYENAVGRIKEYILAGDCMQVVPSQRMSIDFKAAPIDLYRALRCFNPTPYMYFFNFGDFHVVGSSPEVLVRVEDNLVTVRPIAGTRPRGATEEADRALEDDLLSDDKEIAEHLMLIDLGRNDVGRVSSTGSVRLTEKMVIERYSNVMHIVSNVTGQLREGLTAMDALRAILPAGTLSGAPKIRAMEIIDELEPVKRGVYGGAVGYLAWNGNMDTAIAIRTAVIKDGELHVQAGGGIVADSVPALEWEETINKRRAMFRAVALAEQTPQA from the coding sequence ATGACCCGCGAAGAATTCCTGCGCCTGGCCGCTGCCGGCTACAACCGCATTCCCCTGGCCTGTGAAACCCTGGCCGACTTCGACACGCCGCTGTCGATCTATCTGAAACTGGCCGACCAACCCAACTCCTACCTGCTCGAGTCTGTGCAGGGCGGTGAGAAGTGGGGCCGATACTCGATGATCGGCCTACCGTCGCGCACCGTGCTGCGCGTGCATGGCTACCACGCCAGCATCCTGCAGGATGGTGTGCAGGTGGAAAGCCATGACGTGCAAGACCCGCTGGCCTTCGTCGAGGCGTTCAAGGATCGCTACAAGGTCGCTGATATCCAGGGCCTGCCGCGCTTCAACGGCGGCTTGGTCGGCTACTTTGGCTATGACTGCGTGCGGTATGTGGAAAAGCGCCTGGGCGCTTGTCCGAATCCTGACCCGCTGGGCGTGCCGGACATCCTGCTGATGGTTTCCGACGCGGTGGTGGTGTTCGACAACCTGGCCGGCAAGATGCACGCGATCGTGCTGGTGGACCCCTCCCAGGAGCAGGCCTATGAGCAAGGCCAGGCGCGACTGCAGGGCCTGCTGGCCAAGTTGCGCGAGCCGATCACCCCGCGCCGCGGCCTGGATCTGAGCGGTCCGCTCGCTGCCGAGCCTGCGTTCCGCTCCAGCTATACCCGCGAGGACTACGAGAACGCGGTCGGACGTATCAAGGAATACATCCTGGCCGGCGACTGCATGCAGGTGGTGCCGTCCCAGCGTATGTCCATCGACTTCAAGGCCGCCCCTATCGACCTGTACCGGGCGCTGCGCTGCTTCAACCCGACGCCTTACATGTACTTCTTCAACTTCGGTGACTTCCATGTGGTGGGCAGTTCGCCGGAAGTACTGGTACGTGTCGAGGACAATCTGGTCACCGTGCGGCCGATCGCCGGCACCCGACCACGCGGCGCTACCGAGGAAGCCGACCGGGCACTGGAAGACGACCTGCTGTCCGACGACAAGGAAATCGCCGAACACTTGATGCTCATCGACCTGGGGCGCAACGATGTGGGCCGGGTATCGTCCACCGGCAGTGTGCGTCTGACCGAGAAGATGGTCATCGAGCGCTATTCCAACGTCATGCACATCGTCTCCAACGTCACTGGCCAGTTGCGTGAGGGCCTGACAGCGATGGACGCCCTGCGCGCGATCCTCCCGGCCGGCACCCTGTCGGGGGCGCCGAAGATCCGTGCCATGGAGATCATCGACGAGCTGGAACCGGTCAAGCGCGGCGTCTACGGCGGGGCCGTGGGCTACCTGGCCTGGAATGGCAACATGGACACCGCTATCGCCATCCGTACTGCAGTGATCAAGGACGGCGAGCTGCATGTGCAGGCGGGCGGTGGCATCGTCGCTGACTCGGTGCCAGCGCTGGAGTGGGAAGAAACCATCAACAAGCGCCGGGCCATGTTCCGCGCTGTGGCCTTGGCGGAGCAGACACCACAAGCCTGA
- a CDS encoding ABC transporter permease, producing the protein MLSPYMSPVERVWFYSLRILCGLILLFLVLPVLVIVPLSFNSGSFLVYPLQGFSLHWYQDFFASAEWMRSLKNSIIVAPAATVLAMVFGTLAAIGLTRGDFPGKSLVMALVISPMVVPVVIIGVASYLFFAPLGMGNSFISLILVHAVLGVPFVIITVSATLQGFNQNLVRAAASLGASPLTTFRRVTLPLIAPGVISGALFAFATSFDEVVVTLFLAGPEQATLPRQMFSGIRENLSPTIAAAATLLIAFSVVLLLTLEWLRGRSEKLRTQQPA; encoded by the coding sequence ATGCTGAGCCCTTACATGTCTCCCGTGGAGCGGGTCTGGTTCTACAGCCTGCGTATTCTCTGCGGTCTGATCCTGCTGTTTTTGGTGTTGCCAGTGCTGGTGATCGTGCCGCTGTCGTTCAACAGTGGCAGCTTCCTGGTGTATCCGCTGCAAGGCTTCTCATTGCATTGGTATCAGGATTTCTTCGCCTCGGCCGAATGGATGCGTTCGCTCAAGAACAGCATCATCGTCGCCCCGGCGGCCACCGTGCTGGCCATGGTGTTCGGCACCCTGGCTGCTATCGGCCTGACCCGCGGGGACTTCCCGGGCAAGTCGCTGGTCATGGCGCTGGTGATTTCGCCCATGGTGGTGCCGGTGGTGATCATCGGTGTGGCCAGCTACCTGTTCTTCGCGCCGCTGGGCATGGGTAACAGCTTCATTTCGTTGATCCTGGTGCATGCGGTGCTGGGTGTGCCGTTCGTCATCATCACCGTGTCGGCGACGTTGCAGGGCTTCAACCAGAACCTGGTGCGCGCGGCAGCCAGCCTCGGCGCTTCACCATTGACGACCTTCCGTCGGGTGACGCTGCCCCTGATCGCCCCTGGGGTGATCTCCGGGGCGTTGTTCGCCTTCGCGACGTCCTTTGACGAGGTAGTGGTGACGCTGTTCCTGGCCGGCCCCGAGCAAGCGACACTGCCACGGCAGATGTTCAGCGGCATCCGTGAGAACCTCAGCCCGACCATCGCCGCCGCTGCGACCTTGCTGATCGCCTTCTCGGTGGTGCTGCTACTGACTTTGGAATGGCTGCGCGGGCGAAGCGAGAAACTGCGGACCCAGCAGCCGGCGTGA
- a CDS encoding ABC transporter ATP-binding protein: protein MSEANSNAATGEILVSFRGVQKSYDGESLIVKDLNLDIRKGEFLTLLGPSGSGKTTSLMMLAGFETPTAGEIQLAGRSINNVPPHKRDIGMVFQNYALFPHMTVEENLAFPLTVRNLSKTDISERVKRVLTMVQLDAFAKRYPGQLSGGQQQRVALARALVFEPQLVLMDEPLGALDKQLREHMQMEIKHIHQRLGVTVVYVTHDQGEALTMSDRVAVFHQGEIQQIAPPRTLYEEPRNTFVANFIGENNRLNGTLLSRNGERCQVQLARGERVEALAVNVGEAGDPVTLSIRPERVYLNGHSERCVNRFSGRVAEFIYLGDHVRVRLEVCGKGDFFVKQPIAELDPALAVGDVVPLGWEVEHARALDPIAEAH, encoded by the coding sequence ATGAGCGAGGCGAATTCGAACGCTGCCACCGGCGAGATCCTGGTCAGCTTCCGCGGTGTGCAGAAAAGCTACGACGGCGAATCGCTGATCGTCAAAGACCTCAATCTGGACATCCGCAAGGGCGAGTTCCTGACCTTGCTCGGTCCGTCCGGCTCGGGCAAGACCACCAGCCTGATGATGCTGGCCGGCTTCGAGACCCCCACCGCGGGTGAAATCCAGCTGGCCGGGCGCTCGATCAACAACGTGCCGCCGCACAAGCGCGACATCGGCATGGTGTTCCAGAACTACGCGCTGTTCCCGCACATGACCGTGGAAGAGAACCTGGCCTTCCCCCTGACCGTGCGCAACCTCAGCAAGACCGACATCAGCGAGCGCGTCAAACGGGTGCTGACGATGGTCCAGCTCGACGCCTTCGCCAAGCGCTACCCGGGCCAGTTGTCCGGTGGCCAGCAACAGCGCGTGGCCCTGGCTCGCGCCTTGGTGTTCGAGCCGCAGTTGGTGTTGATGGACGAACCGCTCGGCGCGCTGGACAAACAGCTGCGTGAACACATGCAGATGGAGATCAAGCACATCCACCAGCGTCTGGGTGTGACCGTGGTCTACGTGACTCACGACCAGGGCGAGGCGCTGACCATGTCTGACCGGGTGGCGGTATTCCACCAGGGCGAGATCCAGCAGATCGCACCGCCGCGCACCCTCTACGAAGAGCCGCGCAATACCTTCGTGGCCAACTTCATCGGCGAGAACAATCGCCTCAACGGCACCTTGCTGTCGCGCAATGGCGAACGCTGCCAGGTCCAATTGGCCCGTGGAGAGCGGGTGGAGGCCTTGGCGGTGAACGTTGGCGAGGCGGGTGATCCGGTGACGCTGTCGATCCGCCCGGAGCGCGTGTACCTCAATGGCCACAGCGAGCGCTGCGTGAATCGCTTCTCCGGCCGCGTGGCCGAGTTCATCTACCTGGGCGACCACGTGCGGGTTCGCCTGGAAGTCTGCGGCAAAGGCGACTTCTTCGTGAAGCAGCCCATCGCCGAACTCGACCCGGCCCTGGCCGTGGGGGATGTGGTACCGCTTGGCTGGGAGGTGGAGCACGCCCGCGCGCTCGATCCGATTGCCGAAGCCCATTGA
- a CDS encoding response regulator — MIRVLVAEDHTIVREGIKQLIGLAKDMQVVGEAGNGEQLLETLRHTPCEVVLLDISMPGVNGLEAIPRIRAQHNPPSILMLSMHDEAQMAARALKAGAAGYATKDSDPALLLTAIRRVASGGRYIDPALADRMVFEVGLTETRPLHTLLSEREFSVFERLAQGANVNDIAQQLALSSKTISTHKARLMQKLKVNSLAELVKYAMEHKLV; from the coding sequence GTGATACGCGTGCTAGTGGCCGAAGACCACACGATTGTCCGCGAGGGCATCAAACAGCTCATCGGCCTGGCCAAGGACATGCAGGTGGTGGGCGAAGCCGGTAACGGCGAACAGTTGCTCGAAACCCTGCGTCACACGCCCTGTGAGGTGGTGCTGCTGGATATCTCCATGCCTGGTGTGAACGGCTTGGAGGCGATCCCTCGGATTCGGGCACAGCACAACCCGCCGTCGATCCTGATGCTGTCGATGCATGACGAGGCGCAGATGGCCGCCCGAGCCCTCAAGGCCGGCGCCGCAGGCTATGCCACCAAGGACAGCGACCCTGCCCTGTTGCTCACGGCCATCCGGCGTGTGGCCAGTGGTGGGCGCTACATCGACCCGGCGCTGGCTGACCGTATGGTCTTCGAGGTCGGCCTGACCGAGACTCGGCCCTTGCATACGCTGCTCTCGGAGCGGGAGTTCTCGGTGTTCGAGCGTCTGGCCCAAGGGGCCAATGTCAACGACATCGCACAGCAACTGGCGCTTTCGAGCAAGACCATCAGCACCCACAAGGCGCGCTTGATGCAGAAGCTCAAGGTCAATTCCCTGGCGGAGCTGGTGAAGTACGCCATGGAGCACAAGCTGGTGTGA
- the rpe gene encoding ribulose-phosphate 3-epimerase, translating into MQPYAIAPSILSADFARLGEDVDKVLAAGADIVHFDVMDNHYVPNLTIGPMVCSALRKYGVTAPIDVHLMVSPVDRIIGDFIEAGATYITFHPEASLHIDRSLQLIRDGGCKAGLVFNPATSLDALKYVMDKIDMVLLMSVNPGFGGQKFIPGTLDKLREARALIDASGRDIRLEIDGGVNVNNIREIAAAGADTFVAGSAIFNAPDYQEVIAKMRAELAQARP; encoded by the coding sequence ATGCAGCCCTATGCTATTGCCCCCTCCATCCTCTCCGCCGATTTCGCCCGTCTGGGCGAGGACGTCGACAAGGTGCTGGCCGCCGGGGCCGACATCGTTCACTTCGATGTGATGGACAACCACTACGTGCCCAACCTGACCATCGGTCCGATGGTTTGCAGCGCACTGCGCAAATACGGTGTGACCGCGCCGATCGATGTGCACCTGATGGTCAGCCCGGTCGACCGCATCATCGGTGACTTCATCGAAGCGGGCGCCACCTACATCACCTTCCACCCTGAAGCGTCCCTGCACATCGACCGCTCCCTGCAGTTGATCCGCGACGGTGGCTGCAAGGCGGGCCTGGTGTTCAACCCGGCCACCAGCCTGGATGCGCTCAAGTATGTGATGGACAAGATCGACATGGTGCTCTTGATGAGCGTCAACCCAGGCTTCGGTGGCCAGAAGTTCATTCCGGGCACCCTCGACAAACTGCGCGAAGCCCGCGCGCTGATCGACGCCAGCGGCCGTGATATCCGCCTGGAGATCGACGGTGGTGTCAACGTCAACAACATCCGCGAAATCGCCGCCGCCGGTGCCGATACCTTCGTGGCCGGCTCGGCGATCTTCAATGCGCCGGACTACCAGGAAGTCATCGCCAAAATGCGCGCCGAACTGGCTCAGGCCCGCCCATGA
- a CDS encoding ABC transporter permease, whose protein sequence is MAIAVPLNEGAGKSLKQRLKHAERVNRWKAQALIAPLALFLLLVFLVPIAALLYKSVGNPEVVNGLPRTVEAIAQWDGKGLPGEDVYKVLSQDLAESRKKQTLGDLSKRLNMELAGYRSLLAKTARALPFKAEPTSYKDALQTLDERWGDPAYWQAIRRNTSAVTPFYLLAALDHRIDDLGELAKATPDQAIYLDIFTRTLWMGVVITAICLLLAYPLAYLLANLPTRQSNLLMILVLLPFWTSILVRVAAWIVLLQSGGLINSALMAIGIIDEPLELVFNRTGVYIAMVHILLPFMILPLYSVMKGISPSYMRAAISLGCHPFASFWRVYFPQTYAGVGAGCLLVFIISIGYYITPALLGSPNDQMVSYFVAFYTNTSINWGMATALGGLLLLATVVLYLIYSWLVGASRLRLS, encoded by the coding sequence ATGGCCATTGCAGTGCCCCTGAACGAAGGCGCAGGTAAAAGCCTCAAACAGCGCCTCAAACATGCCGAGCGGGTCAACCGTTGGAAGGCGCAGGCGTTGATCGCGCCGCTGGCGCTGTTCCTGTTGCTGGTGTTTCTGGTGCCGATCGCGGCACTGCTGTACAAAAGCGTCGGCAACCCCGAGGTGGTCAACGGCCTGCCGCGCACCGTCGAGGCCATCGCGCAGTGGGATGGCAAGGGCCTGCCGGGCGAGGACGTGTACAAGGTGCTCAGCCAGGATTTGGCCGAGTCGCGCAAGAAACAGACCCTGGGCGATCTCTCCAAACGCCTGAACATGGAGCTGGCCGGCTACCGCAGCCTGTTGGCCAAGACCGCACGGGCGTTGCCGTTCAAGGCCGAGCCCACTTCTTATAAAGATGCCCTGCAGACGCTCGACGAGCGCTGGGGCGATCCTGCGTACTGGCAGGCGATCCGCCGCAACACCAGCGCGGTGACACCGTTCTACCTGCTGGCGGCGCTGGACCACCGCATCGACGACCTGGGCGAGCTGGCCAAGGCCACCCCGGACCAGGCCATCTATCTGGACATCTTCACCCGCACCCTGTGGATGGGCGTGGTCATCACCGCGATCTGCCTGCTGCTGGCCTACCCGCTGGCCTACCTGCTGGCCAACCTGCCGACCCGGCAGAGCAACCTGCTGATGATCCTGGTGCTGCTGCCGTTCTGGACCTCGATCCTGGTCCGCGTGGCGGCGTGGATCGTGCTGTTGCAGTCCGGTGGCCTGATCAATAGCGCGTTGATGGCCATTGGCATCATCGATGAGCCGTTGGAGCTGGTGTTCAACCGTACTGGCGTGTACATCGCCATGGTGCACATCCTGCTGCCGTTCATGATCTTGCCGCTGTACAGCGTGATGAAGGGCATCTCGCCCAGCTACATGCGTGCGGCAATCTCCTTGGGCTGCCATCCGTTCGCCAGCTTCTGGCGTGTGTACTTCCCGCAGACCTACGCGGGCGTGGGGGCCGGTTGCCTGTTGGTGTTCATCATTTCCATCGGCTACTACATCACCCCGGCGCTGCTGGGCAGCCCGAACGACCAGATGGTCAGTTACTTCGTGGCCTTCTACACCAACACCAGTATCAACTGGGGCATGGCCACTGCCCTGGGTGGGCTGTTGCTGCTGGCCACTGTGGTGCTGTACCTGATCTATAGCTGGCTGGTCGGCGCCAGCCGCCTGCGCCTGAGCTGA
- the estP gene encoding esterase EstP, translated as MRKPRFLRPLMGLLALSCSQAMAAPSPYSSLIVFGDSLSDAGQFGLRFTNRNADGSYAPVTPMILGNRLGVPSDELNPSTSIGTRPDGNNWAVGGYTTQQILDSITETSRTVIPPGRPGAGTVLRERDGYLANGLRADPNALYYLTGGGNDFLQGLVNTPTDAAAAGARLAASAQALQQGGARYIMVWLLPDLGQTPNYSGTPLQGPLSQLSGVFNQSLLSQLGRIDAQIIPLNIPGLLQEALANPTDFGLAAGQNLVGTCYSGEGCVGNPVYGANGTTPDPTKLLFNDSVHPTIAGQKLIADYGYSILAAPWELTLLPEMAHGNLRAHQDELRNQWQTPWQAVGQWQPFVATGAQDLDFDEQRGAASADGRGYNLTLGGSYRLDDAWRIGLAAGVNRQKLEAGEYDSDYKLDSYLATVFAQYRQHRWWADAALTAGHLDYHDLKRTFALGVGERSEKGDTDGEAWAVTGRLGYDLAVAQSAWQLSPFVSADYARVKVDGYEEKSGRSTALAYNDQDRTSRRLGVGLQGGYQLAAGTRLFAEVAREHEFEDDRQDLTLNLASLPAHDFTLTGFTPDSNLTRASLGLTHELVPGVHLRGNYNWRKSDAVTQQGVGLALSMDF; from the coding sequence ATGCGCAAACCACGCTTTCTTCGTCCTCTGATGGGGCTTCTGGCCCTTTCCTGCAGCCAGGCCATGGCAGCGCCCTCGCCTTACTCCTCGCTCATCGTGTTCGGCGACAGCCTCAGCGATGCCGGGCAGTTCGGCCTGCGCTTCACCAACCGCAATGCCGATGGCAGCTATGCGCCGGTCACGCCAATGATCCTGGGCAACCGGCTGGGTGTTCCATCCGATGAACTCAACCCCTCCACCTCCATCGGCACCCGGCCCGATGGCAACAACTGGGCCGTCGGCGGCTATACCACACAACAAATACTCGACTCGATCACCGAGACCTCACGGACCGTCATCCCTCCGGGACGCCCTGGGGCGGGTACGGTGCTGCGCGAGCGTGACGGCTACCTGGCCAATGGTTTGCGCGCCGATCCAAACGCGTTGTACTACTTGACCGGAGGCGGCAACGACTTTCTCCAAGGCCTGGTCAACACACCAACCGACGCCGCAGCCGCTGGCGCACGCCTGGCAGCGAGCGCCCAAGCCCTGCAACAAGGCGGGGCGCGCTACATCATGGTCTGGCTGTTGCCGGACCTGGGGCAGACGCCCAACTACAGTGGCACGCCATTGCAAGGCCCGCTGTCGCAACTGTCCGGGGTGTTCAATCAGTCGTTACTCAGCCAACTCGGCCGGATCGACGCGCAGATCATCCCCCTCAACATTCCAGGCCTGCTCCAGGAAGCCTTGGCGAACCCTACCGACTTCGGGCTGGCCGCCGGGCAAAATCTGGTGGGCACTTGCTACAGCGGCGAAGGCTGCGTGGGGAACCCGGTGTACGGGGCCAACGGCACCACACCGGATCCCACCAAGTTGCTGTTCAACGATTCGGTGCACCCCACCATCGCCGGACAGAAGCTAATCGCCGACTACGGCTATTCGATCCTTGCCGCGCCATGGGAGCTGACTCTGCTGCCGGAAATGGCCCACGGCAACCTGAGGGCCCATCAGGATGAGCTACGCAACCAATGGCAGACGCCGTGGCAGGCCGTCGGTCAATGGCAACCCTTTGTCGCCACTGGCGCTCAAGACCTGGACTTCGATGAGCAGCGCGGCGCCGCCAGTGCAGACGGACGCGGTTACAACCTGACCCTGGGTGGGAGCTACCGACTCGACGACGCATGGCGTATCGGCTTGGCGGCAGGCGTGAACCGACAGAAGCTCGAAGCAGGCGAATACGACTCGGACTACAAGCTCGACAGCTACCTCGCCACGGTTTTTGCCCAGTATCGCCAGCACCGCTGGTGGGCCGACGCGGCATTGACCGCAGGGCATCTGGACTATCACGACCTCAAGCGTACATTTGCGCTCGGCGTGGGTGAGCGCAGCGAGAAAGGCGACACCGATGGCGAGGCCTGGGCGGTTACCGGCCGGCTGGGCTATGACCTGGCGGTCGCGCAGAGTGCCTGGCAACTGTCCCCCTTCGTCAGCGCCGACTACGCCCGAGTCAAAGTCGATGGTTACGAGGAAAAGAGCGGGCGCTCCACCGCCCTGGCCTACAATGACCAAGACCGAACTTCACGGCGCCTAGGCGTTGGCCTGCAGGGTGGCTATCAGCTCGCAGCGGGTACCCGGCTGTTTGCCGAAGTCGCTCGAGAGCACGAGTTCGAAGACGATCGCCAAGACCTGACCCTGAACCTCGCCAGCCTGCCGGCCCATGACTTCACACTCACGGGCTTTACGCCAGACAGCAACCTGACCCGCGCCAGCCTGGGGTTGACCCATGAGCTGGTACCCGGGGTGCACCTGCGGGGCAACTACAACTGGCGCAAGAGCGATGCGGTGACCCAGCAAGGCGTCGGCTTGGCACTGAGCATGGACTTTTGA
- a CDS encoding ABC transporter substrate-binding protein — MHKQLKLTALALGLFAAGQALAADLTVVSFGGANKAAQVKAFYEPWEKAGKGKIVAGEYNGEMAKVKAMVDTNSVSWNLVEVESPELARGCDEGMFEELDPALFGNEADYVPGAIQPCGVGFFVWSTVLAYNADKLKTAPTSWADFWDTQKFPGKRGLRKGAKYTLEFALMADGVAPKDVYKVLGTKEGQDRAFKKLDQIKPSIQWWEAGAQPPQYLASGDVVMSSAYNGRIAAVQKESNLKVVWNGGIYDFDAWAIPKGAKDTDLAKKFIAFSVQPEQQKTYSENIAYGPANAKAVSLLSDTVKKDMPTTPENIANQVQIDVAFWADNSEQLEQRFNAWAAKK, encoded by the coding sequence ATGCACAAGCAGTTGAAACTGACCGCCCTGGCCCTCGGCTTGTTCGCCGCCGGCCAAGCCCTGGCCGCGGACTTGACCGTGGTTTCCTTCGGCGGCGCCAACAAGGCTGCCCAGGTCAAGGCGTTCTACGAGCCATGGGAGAAGGCAGGCAAGGGCAAGATCGTCGCCGGTGAGTACAACGGCGAGATGGCCAAGGTCAAAGCCATGGTCGACACCAACAGCGTCTCCTGGAACCTGGTGGAAGTGGAATCGCCGGAACTGGCCCGCGGTTGCGACGAAGGCATGTTCGAGGAACTGGACCCGGCCCTGTTCGGCAACGAGGCCGACTACGTGCCAGGCGCCATCCAGCCGTGCGGTGTGGGCTTCTTCGTATGGTCCACGGTACTGGCCTACAACGCCGACAAGCTCAAGACCGCGCCCACCAGCTGGGCTGACTTCTGGGATACCCAGAAATTCCCGGGCAAGCGGGGCCTGCGCAAGGGCGCCAAGTACACCCTGGAATTCGCCCTGATGGCCGACGGCGTGGCGCCCAAAGACGTGTACAAGGTGCTGGGCACCAAAGAAGGCCAGGACCGCGCCTTCAAGAAACTCGACCAGATCAAACCTAGCATCCAGTGGTGGGAAGCGGGCGCCCAGCCGCCGCAGTACCTGGCTTCCGGCGACGTGGTCATGAGCTCGGCCTACAACGGTCGGATCGCTGCAGTGCAAAAAGAAAGCAACCTCAAGGTCGTCTGGAACGGCGGCATCTATGACTTCGACGCCTGGGCCATTCCAAAAGGCGCGAAAGATACGGATCTGGCGAAGAAGTTCATCGCCTTCAGCGTTCAGCCCGAGCAGCAGAAGACCTACTCCGAGAACATTGCCTACGGCCCGGCCAACGCCAAGGCCGTCAGCCTGCTGTCGGATACGGTGAAGAAGGACATGCCGACCACGCCTGAGAACATCGCCAACCAGGTGCAGATCGACGTGGCCTTCTGGGCCGACAACAGCGAGCAGCTGGAGCAACGCTTCAACGCCTGGGCGGCGAAGAAGTAA